The sequence below is a genomic window from Flavobacterium lipolyticum.
ATTTTCTGCCCTTTGTATTGAACATTCTTTTTCCACCAAATATTTAATTCCTTAAAATAATTTTCAATACTTTCCCAATTATTTTTTTGCTGCGCCAGTGTAGCATCATGTTCCTGTTTTTTAATTCGGTCAAATTCGGCACGCAATTCTGCTGGCGGCATAATATCATAAGAAATATAATCGCGAATATCTTCCAGAACAATCAATGAAGTATTCTTTGTTATGATTCCGTATTTCTTGCCCAGAAGCTCGATTTCATCTGCATTTTTGTCATATTGAAAATCGAGGTTGGCAATTTTTTTCTGCGCCCAAAGTTTTTCAATATTTACTTCTTTGGTATCTTGAATAGTAGCTTCAAGCGTAATTTTTCGTTCCAAAACTACTTGGTTTCCGTAACCAAAAAGAAGTGTAATCTCGTTTTTCGGATTCAAAGAAATCCCCGAAAAACTAAAATTTCCCGAAACCGAAGTCCCTTCTATCGGAAATACATCAGTTACCGTTAAATTCTCCTTTATTCCAAGAAACTTTAAATTAGTATTTACCAATTTATCTAAAGCAGCTTCAGCATTTATCTGATTTAAATTGATGAAGTTTCCGCCGGTTTTCATTGAAGAAAAGTTGAGAAAAGCAAAATCTGAAGAAACTGAAGAGCTAATTATGTAAACAGGTTTCTTCGTTTTGGGTAAAAGATTTTCACTCAAAGAAGATAATCCATCAGTGAAAAATAAAAATTCATCCTGGTTTTCAAAACTGATTTGTGAAAAACGAGTTCCGCCATCGTATTTTGTGTTCTCTAAAACTGTTTTTAATTCGGACCAATTTCCATCAGAAACTACAAACTCTTTTCGTTTTTCGAAAGTATAATTCAAAAAGTACAAGGTAACTTTTGTGTTTTGTATTTTCTGGAAATAAGCATTTAACAAATCCAGTTCCTTTTTTAAATCTCTGTTCTGACAGCTAAGCGAGTTATCCCAAATTAAACCAATCGAAGCCGGTGTCTTTTTCGCTGTTTTATTCCCTTCTACAAAAGTATTCCCGTAAAAATAATGTTGGCCTCCAACATCCTGCATCAATACACTTGGAAGATTTTGCTGTAATGGAATTTTAAAAACTATTTTTTCTGCAGGCTGATAGTTTTCTTTTTTGATCGAAGCCTGAAAAGATTGGTTCCATTTTGAAAAAGTAATCTCATTTCCTGAATTCTCAGTAATTGTTGGTGCCGTTGAAGCTCCTAAAACTGATACATTAATTTCAAACTGGTCTATTTTTTTTGGAAAACGACTCATCAATTGATACACCAGATTGTCTTTATCAAGAGCCGAAAGTTCTTCTTCGTAACCAATAATCACGGTTCGTTCTCCATTTGGCAGTAACGGATAAATTCTGGTTCTAAAATTATTTCCATCTACTTTCTCCAGTAATCCCGGGTCAACACGACGATGTTCAATCGCTTCAAAAACCTGTTTCCCTTTATTTTTATTAACCGGAACTGCTTCGCGTATTTTTCCGTTAATATCAATAGCATATCTGGAAACCGAAACATTTTCCGGTAACGGAAAAATAAGTTCTGCCTCCATCTGACGGGTTCCTGAATTAAAAAAGTGCATTTCGGCAGTAGTATAAGCAATGTTTCCTACCACTTTTACATTGACGAAAAGTTTGTTCATTCTCACTTTTTCAGCATCCTCTCCTTTAACTGTTAGCTCAGGACTTTGTGCTAAAGTTTTTGTTCCAATAAGCAAAAAGAAGAAAAACAATACATGCAAATTCATCCGAAAAATGCCCGGCACAGACAAAAACAATTTTGACTTCATGATACGAAAATTTAGGTTTATACTTTTATAGAGAACAAAAAACATCAAAAGGTTGGGAAGATACTATTTATTTCAAAAAAAAATCTCCAAAGCCCAAAAGCAAAGGAGATTTAATATAAAAAAACAATCTATTTTTAAAATTGTGACATAAGAAAATCGTAGAACAACGTTTAAAAAGCTTCAATTCACTTATATCACTTATGCGTTTAGAAAAAATTATGCATTGAAAACTTTTTCCTGATGACCAATACTTTCCTGGTGAATTGCTTTAAACATTCTCAAAACAAATTCTTCGGTAAGTCCTTTTTTCTCTCCTTCCAGAATCATTTTTCCTAAGATTTCATTCCAACGATTGTTTTGAAGAATCGCAACGTTTGCGTCTTTTTTCACCTGTCCAATTTCATCAGCAACTTTCATACGTTTTCCTAGCAACTCTAATAAGTTAGCATCCAAAACGTCAATGTTTGCTCTTAATTTCTTCATTTTTTGGTTGTACTCGTCTGTAGTATCATCTGTTTTTCTGATGGTCAAATCTTTTATGATTTGTTTCAAAGCATCCGGAGTTACTTGTTGAGCGGCATCACTCCAGGCATTGTCCGGATCGTAATGCGTTTCGATAATCATACCATCGTAATTCAAATCCAAAGCTTCCTGAGTCACTTCGAAAATCATGTTACGGTTTCCTGTAATATGAGACGGATCGATGATTAATGGTAAATCAGGGAATTTATTTTGCAATTCGATTGCAATTTGCCATTCCGGAATGTTTCTGTATTTTGTTTTTTCGTAAGTCGAAAATCCTCTGTGAATCACCCCTAATTTTTCGATTCCGGCCATGTGCAAACGCTCTACACCACCTAACCATAAAGCTAAATCAGGGTTTACCGGGTTTTTAACCAAAACGATTTTATCTGTTCCTTTCAAAGTATCTGCAATTTCCTGAACTGCAAAAGGGTTTGCCGTTGTACGGGCACCCACCCATAAAACGTCGATATCGTGTTCTAAAGCCAATTTACAGTGTGCTGCAGTTGCTACTTCAGTTCCCATTAATAAACCGGTTTCAGCTTTCGCTTTTTGTAACCATTTCAAACCAATTTCTCCAACACCTTCAAATCCTCCCGGACGCGTTCTTGGTTTCCAGATTCCCGCTCTGAATACGCTAACTTTTGAATCTTTCAACTCACGTGCAATCTTCAATACCTGATCTTCTGTTTCTGCGCTGCATGGTCCTGCTATCACAAGTGGGTGATTTAAATTGAAATCTTCTAACCACTTTCTCATTTCTTTCTTATTTTCCATCTTTGTTATAGTTTATTTTTTAATTGTTAATCCGTTTAGTATTTCTTTAATTTTATTGGTGCTTTCCATTTCTTCAAAAATGGCGCTATAATCTTCTTCTTTCAGCAAATCCCTAAACCGACTGAGATTTGAAATGTATGCTTCTAAAGTTTCGAGAACGTATTCTTTATTCTGCTCAAAAATGGGTGTCCACATCGCGGGAGAACTTTTGGCCAGACGCACTGTACTTTCAAATCCGCTTCCCGCCATATCAAAAATATCCTGTTCGTCTTTTTCTTTGTTCATTACCGTTTTCCCAAGCATAAATGAGCTGATGTGAGATAAATGCGACACATAAGCAATATGTTTGTCGTGCGAAACCGGATCCATGTATCGAATCCTCATTCCTATTTCGCTGAAAAGCTTCAATGCCTTTTCCTGCAATTTAAAAGTGGTTTTTTCCACCTCACAAATAATATTCGTTTTCCCTTTAAACAACCCTCTTATCGCCGCCGAAGGCCCTGAGAACTCTGTACCGGCAATTGGATGTGTAGCAATAAAATTTCTTCGTTTCGGATGACTCGCTACTGCATCGCAAATTGGTTTTTTAGTCGACCCAACTTCAAAAACAATTGTTTTGTCTCCCACTAAATCCAATACTTTTGGTAAAACCGTTAGCGCCACATCTACAGGAACCGAAACAATTACAAAATCAGCTCCTGACAAATCTTCAAAATGTCCTTCCTGATCAATAACTCCTAAATCAATTGCTTCCTGCAGGTGTTTTTCGTTACTGTCAATTCCAAAAACAGCTGCATTTGGATGTTGGTCCTTGATGTCCAACACCATCGAACCGCCAATTAATCCTATTCCTATTACGTATATTTTCATATATATATATTTTTTGATACTATTTCCTGTTATTCACTTCTCAACACAAGATAAGAATCATACACATCCGAATATTGTCCATAAACCTCAGAGCTCAATTTTACTCCCAATTTTACTTCTTTTTGAGGAAGTTCATTTAAAATTTCATTTGATTCTAAATATTTTATGGCGTTCGGCAAATTATTGCTTCTAACTAAACTATTTGCTATTACTTTACCATCTGTGATGTTATAAAGTTCTACTAATGCATAATTATTAGAATTACCAACATAAGGACTCGCCTCAAGAACAACTGACTTTACATCTTTGAAATCTCTAATATCAAATCTAATCCCTTTTGTAGTTGCATTAACAAATAATGGATTTACAGTAGGCAAACTCACTCGAACTTCTACAAATACAATTCCTCCATTTCCGTTACAAACATATTTTGTAACTTGAATTTCTGAATTATCTAATATTTTATTATTATTTAAATCAATGCCCGATTCTATTTTTACTCCACCATTCCCACAAGTACCTCCCTTAGCTTCATCTGTAATATTAACAAGACTGAGATTTCCATTTAAACCATTACATACATATGTTTTGTATTTAACTTCGTTATCATCTAGGACCCCATCTTTATTTAAATCTAATCCATACTCAACTTTTAATCCTCCATTTCCACAATTACCTCCTGAATTTTCATTAGTAGTTCTTGTTAAATTCGTATTTCCATCTGTTCCATTGCAAACATATGCGGTAGAAGTTATTTCATTTTCTTCTAAAACACCATTTTTATTAAGATCCAATCCGGAATTTATTTTTATCCCCCCATTTTCACAACTTACCCCTTTAGGCTCTTTGATCACAGTAGTTAAGCTGTTTTTTCCATTTATACCATTACAAACATATTTTGTATTTTGAACTTCATTACCATCTAATATCCCATTAAAATTATTATCTAATCCTGTTTCAATTTTTAATCCTCCATTTTCACAATTGATTCCTGGATTTTCAACCGACATATTTACTAAAGTGTTTACTCCGTTTGATCCTTGCGATCCCTCATCACCTTCACAGGCAGTAAAAGAAATTGATATAATTAAACAAAGTAGGTGTATTCTTTTCATTTTTAGTTATTTTCTTTCTTAGTATTTATTTTATTAATTTAAAAAAAGCTTCGACTTCGCTCAGCCCGACAATCTGGATAAAAAACTTGATTCTTGATTCTAAAATCTTAATCCCTAAAATCGCTCTATTGCTTCTTGTACTTTTTCTTCTTTTACACACAATGAGAATCTGATGTATCCTTCGCCGTTGCTTCCGAAAATAGTTCCCGGCGTGATAAAAATGTGTTTCTCGTATAATATTTCATCGATGAACTTCTCTGCTGATGCTATTCCTTCCGGAAGTTTTGCCCAGACAAATAAACCTACACCTTCTTTATAAACTTCGCAGCCTAATTTCTCTGCTAATTTTTCCGTTAATTCTCTACGACGTCTGTAAATTACATTCTGATCATCGAACCAACTTTTATCGCAATTTAAAGCTGCGACAGCGCCTTTCTGAATTCCGTAAAACATACCGCTGTCCATATTGCTTTTTACTTTCAAAACAGCATCGATAATTTCAGGTTTCCCTAAAACCATCCCCACTCTCCAGCCGGCCATATTAAATGTTTTACTCAATGAATTCAATTCTAAAGCTACATCCTTTGCGCCTTCAACCTGCAGCAAACTCATTGGATTATCATTCAAAACAAAACTATACGGATTATCGTTAACCAATAGTATGTTGTGTTTTTTAGCAAAAGCAACCAGTTTTTCAAATAACGTCAAGCTTCCTCTTGCACCCGTAGGCATGTGAGGATAACCCAGCCACATCAGTTTTACTTTCTCCAGCTCTAATTTCTCTAAAGCTTCAAAATCAGGCTCCCAGGAGTTAGCCTCTTTCAAATCATAATAAACCGGAACTGCTCCAACCAAATTGGTTACCGAAGTATAAGTTGGGTAACCCGGATTCGGAATTAAAACCTGATCGCCTTCATTTAAAAATGCTAACGAAATGTGCATAATTCCTTCTTTCGAACCCATCAAAGGCAAAATTTCATTATTCGGATTCAACACAACACCAAACTGGTTCTGATAAAAATCAGCCATTCCTTTTCTCAATTCCGGCAATCCCTGATAGCTTTGATAGCCATGCCCGTTTTCCTCCTGAATTGCTGCGGCTACCGCTTCAATTACTGCTTTAGACGGACTCAAATCAGGGCTTCCGATGCCCATATTGATGATAGGTTTCCCTTCAGATTGCAGTTGACGAACTTCTCTCAATTTTGAGGAGAAGTAGTATTCTTCAACTGTATCTAATCGTTTTGCTGTTGTGATCATTTTTTTGGGTTTTAGGCTTTAAGCTGTATGCTTTAAGCTCATTTAAACTTTTTAATTTGTTGTATTATTCTTTTTAACTTTATGATTTTCGACTTTTCAACTTTAAGACTCACTTAAAGGTTTTGTGTTTTTGTATTCTCCCAATACTTTAAAATATTCTGCCATAATGTTTAATAACGATTTGGCTTTTGCAAAATCCTCGTATTTCTCAAAGGTTACGTCTACAAAAAACGCATATTTCCAAGGTGTTTCAATTTTTGGAAGCGACTGAATTTTCGTCAAATTCAATTTGCAGTCACTCATTACATTTAAAACCGCTGCCAGACTGCCTCTCTTATGATCCAGTTCAAATTTAATTGAGGCTCTGTTGATTTCATTTTCCGGCAAAAATGAATTCTGCTTTTTAATGATTACAAAGCGGGTCATATTGTTTTTGATGGTTTGGATTTCAGGAGCGATAATTTCTAAATTGTACATTTCTGAAGCCGTTTTACTTGCGATCGCTGCGATTCCGGTCAATTGTTTTTCCTGAATTCTTCTTGCTGTTTCGGCCGTATCTTTATCCTCAACCAATTTAATATTTGGATATTGTTTCAAAAAATCCATACACTGCAATAAGGCCATCGGATGCGAATGAACCTCTTTTATGTCCACAATTTTCTGACCTTTTAAAGCCATTAAATTTTGGTGAATATTCAAATAATGCTCTCCGATAATGTGAATATTATTCTTATCAATCAAAGCATAATTTGGAATAATTGGTCCCGCAATCGAATTTTCGATAGCCATTACTGCCTGCTCTGATTTTCCTGAAAGCAGACTGTCAATTAATTCTTCAAAAGACAAACACTCATCAATATCCACATTTTCAGAGAAATACTCCTTCACTACCTGATGGTGAAAAGATCCTTTAATACCTTGTATTGCAATTTTCGTTGTCATATATTCAAAAAAAAATCCTGATTTGCATCAGGATTGTATATTAGTTTTATTTGTCTTTTAATTTTCTCAAATAACCATAGCACAATCCTCACTTCTACTAAAGAAGAAATAAAAAGAGTTGCTAAAATAAAAACGGTTATTAGTCATTTTGTTTGTGTTTTTCAATAAATACTCTGCGAATGTATAAATTATTTTTACCGCACCAAAAAAAATAATACTTTTTATGAAACAAAAAAGGATTTCTTAACAAATTTATGATGTTTTGTAAGATAATATAAAAATATCCTCTTAAAATGAGATATTTACAATTGGTTTTTTTTAAAGATGCTAAGATTCTGAGGTACTAAGATCCTAAGATTTTATTCGTAGCTTTTAAAAATTTGGCAATAAATATCTTAGATCTTTTTCTTATATCTCACAAATACCATTTTTCTATTTAATTTTTCAAGATTTAACTCATTCCTTAAATCATCTCTTAAGTCTTCTAATATTAAATCTAAGCTCGTTATCGTAGTTTTTTTTCATATCGTCAGCAATATTTTTAGCTAATATGATTTGATTCGTTGTTCCGAATAACTGAATCAATGCTATTGAATTTTCAATATATTCTATAAATTCTAATTCATTAAGTTCTCTATTAGAAGCATACTCCAATTTCTTCCATGCTTCAATCAAATATGTAATTCTTAAATCTTTCCTTTTATTCTCTAAATCTCTTTTTTGACCAAGTTTATGCAATATAAACCATCCAAACATTGTAATTATTGAAGTTATTAAAAGAGGAAATAGTAGTTGTATATTTAATGTCATTTCAAAATTTATTTTTTATAGCTTTCAAATGAGCCTGAACCTCTTCCCAAGAATACAATTCTGACTTTCCTTCTTCTAAGTTTTGTATCCGAATATCTAATTCTCTTTTAACATCATCAGAAATTTCTAAATCATCTTTAGAAACACTGTCCCACAATTGCTCTGCCAAAACAATTTTTTCGGCATTACTATATTTAGATAGATTTTTAATTTCCATATTTTCAGTATTAATACATTATCAATAGTACAAAATTAATTAAAAATTGCCTTGAATAGAGTAAATTAAGAACACTATTTATTTGCCCCGAATTCACGAATGATTTCAAACTATTGCAGCTTTTAAACAAAAAATCCGTGAATTCGTGGCTCTCTCGCAATCCTAAAATAATCCCGAAACCGGTGCATTCTTAATTCCAATTTTAGTGTAATCGAAATTCATTTTTTGCTGTAATAATGAGGCGTACACACTTCTAAAATCAATTTCATGTTTCAGATCTCCGTTATCCAAATTAGATAAATCAGGGTTCTTACCTAAAATTGTCCCTCTGTTGTTTCCGCCAATTATAAACATTGGCGCTGCAGTTCCGTGATCTGTGCCGTTTCCATTATCTTTAACACGTCTTCCAAATTCAGAAAAAACTACAACCGTTACATTCTGAAGCAGCTTTGCCTGTTTCAAATCCTGATAAAAACTATACAAGGCGTCATTCAGCTCCCTTAATTTTCTTTCGTGCAAAGCCAGCTGATTGTCATGAGTGTCAAATCCGCCCAGCGAGGTATAATATACTTTCGAATTTAGATTTCCTTTAATCAATCGGCCAATCCATTCCAGGTTTTTAGACAATTCTGTTTTCGAATAACTAATTTCCGACTTTGATTTTGTCAATGCCTTCTGAATTTCATCCGACCCCTCTGTAACCGAATTGGCAATTTTTCGAACAAAATCCAATTGTGGATTGTCAGACAAGGTTACATTTACTTCTTTATCTGATTTTACCTTAAATCGGTTTGGGTCTTTTACGGTTATAAAATTAGGTTCATTTCCTTTTAAGGCCAGATTATCGATCGAATCCAGATTTATTCCCGCTGTAGCCTGATGTCCATTGCATTGTAAATCTAAATAACGTCCTAAC
It includes:
- a CDS encoding pyridoxal phosphate-dependent aminotransferase, with translation MITTAKRLDTVEEYYFSSKLREVRQLQSEGKPIINMGIGSPDLSPSKAVIEAVAAAIQEENGHGYQSYQGLPELRKGMADFYQNQFGVVLNPNNEILPLMGSKEGIMHISLAFLNEGDQVLIPNPGYPTYTSVTNLVGAVPVYYDLKEANSWEPDFEALEKLELEKVKLMWLGYPHMPTGARGSLTLFEKLVAFAKKHNILLVNDNPYSFVLNDNPMSLLQVEGAKDVALELNSLSKTFNMAGWRVGMVLGKPEIIDAVLKVKSNMDSGMFYGIQKGAVAALNCDKSWFDDQNVIYRRRRELTEKLAEKLGCEVYKEGVGLFVWAKLPEGIASAEKFIDEILYEKHIFITPGTIFGSNGEGYIRFSLCVKEEKVQEAIERF
- a CDS encoding VIT domain-containing protein: MKSKLFLSVPGIFRMNLHVLFFFFLLIGTKTLAQSPELTVKGEDAEKVRMNKLFVNVKVVGNIAYTTAEMHFFNSGTRQMEAELIFPLPENVSVSRYAIDINGKIREAVPVNKNKGKQVFEAIEHRRVDPGLLEKVDGNNFRTRIYPLLPNGERTVIIGYEEELSALDKDNLVYQLMSRFPKKIDQFEINVSVLGASTAPTITENSGNEITFSKWNQSFQASIKKENYQPAEKIVFKIPLQQNLPSVLMQDVGGQHYFYGNTFVEGNKTAKKTPASIGLIWDNSLSCQNRDLKKELDLLNAYFQKIQNTKVTLYFLNYTFEKRKEFVVSDGNWSELKTVLENTKYDGGTRFSQISFENQDEFLFFTDGLSSLSENLLPKTKKPVYIISSSVSSDFAFLNFSSMKTGGNFINLNQINAEAALDKLVNTNLKFLGIKENLTVTDVFPIEGTSVSGNFSFSGISLNPKNEITLLFGYGNQVVLERKITLEATIQDTKEVNIEKLWAQKKIANLDFQYDKNADEIELLGKKYGIITKNTSLIVLEDIRDYISYDIMPPAELRAEFDRIKKQEHDATLAQQKNNWESIENYFKELNIWWKKNVQYKGQKIASKYKYKRQLPPPSLGRDEGTVYQETIKGDPDAVLTVDEPVGAGTAATVIEDNNVYNTASAPKVDQVKFVAPVLAKAEEVTGDIPKITEIKDKKVGSEEINKVSNSAELQEIVVVGYGTQKKPDLTGALEKGTSKNKDLSEDSNFNGGYLAGDSKKPLIIVDGQFYEGELTDLKSDDIASVEVLKDPSRISAYGSSGANGVIIVTTKKDSWNSGVVETKSWNPDRLYLKALASAPKEKQYDLYFELRKAQERNPSFYFDVAHFFYIHGDVKKALLILSNIADLGLENHQLYKTLTYTLRQWKDYNDAVFTAKQVVKWREHEPQSLRDYALTLEDAGKYQEAFDQLIKALEVNYYGEMSGQYEGVEDIILMDVNRMITEHSGIKTGKLDKKYLAKMPVDIRVIMNWNQMDVDLDLHVIEPTNEECYYSHTSTQIGGRFSKDFTEGYGPEQYIIRNAIKGKYKIKTDYFGETELTENGPATLMVEIYITRAGKTSRTLKTIQLGKIKENEILAEIIW
- a CDS encoding DUF1501 domain-containing protein — encoded protein: MNRRNFLTLTGTLTGGMLVLPDFLHAFGSQSSLIVGEQCVVFVQLNGGNDGLNTFIPYDNPLYYDYRTKIALNRDVVIGKNKGMAFHPALKDLAQIQQNGDLTVIQNVGYPEPIRSHFRSQEIWQTATDSNKYSNEGWLGRYLDLQCNGHQATAGINLDSIDNLALKGNEPNFITVKDPNRFKVKSDKEVNVTLSDNPQLDFVRKIANSVTEGSDEIQKALTKSKSEISYSKTELSKNLEWIGRLIKGNLNSKVYYTSLGGFDTHDNQLALHERKLRELNDALYSFYQDLKQAKLLQNVTVVVFSEFGRRVKDNGNGTDHGTAAPMFIIGGNNRGTILGKNPDLSNLDNGDLKHEIDFRSVYASLLQQKMNFDYTKIGIKNAPVSGLF
- a CDS encoding bifunctional 3-deoxy-7-phosphoheptulonate synthase/chorismate mutase type II, whose protein sequence is MENKKEMRKWLEDFNLNHPLVIAGPCSAETEDQVLKIARELKDSKVSVFRAGIWKPRTRPGGFEGVGEIGLKWLQKAKAETGLLMGTEVATAAHCKLALEHDIDVLWVGARTTANPFAVQEIADTLKGTDKIVLVKNPVNPDLALWLGGVERLHMAGIEKLGVIHRGFSTYEKTKYRNIPEWQIAIELQNKFPDLPLIIDPSHITGNRNMIFEVTQEALDLNYDGMIIETHYDPDNAWSDAAQQVTPDALKQIIKDLTIRKTDDTTDEYNQKMKKLRANIDVLDANLLELLGKRMKVADEIGQVKKDANVAILQNNRWNEILGKMILEGEKKGLTEEFVLRMFKAIHQESIGHQEKVFNA
- a CDS encoding prephenate dehydrogenase; translation: MKIYVIGIGLIGGSMVLDIKDQHPNAAVFGIDSNEKHLQEAIDLGVIDQEGHFEDLSGADFVIVSVPVDVALTVLPKVLDLVGDKTIVFEVGSTKKPICDAVASHPKRRNFIATHPIAGTEFSGPSAAIRGLFKGKTNIICEVEKTTFKLQEKALKLFSEIGMRIRYMDPVSHDKHIAYVSHLSHISSFMLGKTVMNKEKDEQDIFDMAGSGFESTVRLAKSSPAMWTPIFEQNKEYVLETLEAYISNLSRFRDLLKEEDYSAIFEEMESTNKIKEILNGLTIKK
- a CDS encoding prephenate dehydratase — translated: MTTKIAIQGIKGSFHHQVVKEYFSENVDIDECLSFEELIDSLLSGKSEQAVMAIENSIAGPIIPNYALIDKNNIHIIGEHYLNIHQNLMALKGQKIVDIKEVHSHPMALLQCMDFLKQYPNIKLVEDKDTAETARRIQEKQLTGIAAIASKTASEMYNLEIIAPEIQTIKNNMTRFVIIKKQNSFLPENEINRASIKFELDHKRGSLAAVLNVMSDCKLNLTKIQSLPKIETPWKYAFFVDVTFEKYEDFAKAKSLLNIMAEYFKVLGEYKNTKPLSES
- a CDS encoding addiction module protein, which codes for MEIKNLSKYSNAEKIVLAEQLWDSVSKDDLEISDDVKRELDIRIQNLEEGKSELYSWEEVQAHLKAIKNKF
- a CDS encoding DUF7151 family protein, with amino-acid sequence MKRIHLLCLIISISFTACEGDEGSQGSNGVNTLVNMSVENPGINCENGGLKIETGLDNNFNGILDGNEVQNTKYVCNGINGKNSLTTVIKEPKGVSCENGGIKINSGLDLNKNGVLEENEITSTAYVCNGTDGNTNLTRTTNENSGGNCGNGGLKVEYGLDLNKDGVLDDNEVKYKTYVCNGLNGNLSLVNITDEAKGGTCGNGGVKIESGIDLNNNKILDNSEIQVTKYVCNGNGGIVFVEVRVSLPTVNPLFVNATTKGIRFDIRDFKDVKSVVLEASPYVGNSNNYALVELYNITDGKVIANSLVRSNNLPNAIKYLESNEILNELPQKEVKLGVKLSSEVYGQYSDVYDSYLVLRSE